From Nonlabens sp. Ci31, the proteins below share one genomic window:
- a CDS encoding DMT family transporter, whose amino-acid sequence MIWLVLSIATSSFLYVIFKYFEVFKVHTLHAIIVNYIVACATGFIAYGRVPEVEEIIYADWLFYALFLGALFIAIFNVMALTSQKNGLSVAAVSGKMSLVIPVIAGIWLYEESIGWMKVAGIFLALISVYLTSVKSRQGLKFNKSLLLLPIILFLGSGVIDTTIKYAEIMHVPSGDESLFSAICFAMAFVIGILVLIYEATQKRFLTLRSVIAGLVLGVPNYFSIYFIIKALKNGMESSVVYPINHVGTVLFTSFLGVLIFKEKLIPKNYIGIVVAIVAIVMIAFAKA is encoded by the coding sequence ATGATTTGGTTAGTTCTAAGTATAGCTACATCGAGCTTTCTATATGTGATTTTTAAGTATTTTGAAGTATTTAAAGTACATACACTTCACGCCATTATTGTGAATTATATCGTTGCTTGCGCAACGGGCTTTATAGCTTATGGAAGGGTGCCAGAAGTAGAAGAAATCATTTATGCCGACTGGTTGTTTTACGCTTTATTTTTGGGAGCTTTATTCATCGCCATTTTTAATGTCATGGCATTAACCAGTCAGAAAAATGGCTTATCAGTCGCTGCTGTATCCGGTAAAATGTCGCTAGTTATTCCGGTAATAGCAGGCATCTGGTTGTATGAAGAATCCATAGGATGGATGAAGGTAGCAGGGATTTTTCTCGCTTTGATATCGGTTTATCTTACTTCTGTAAAGTCCCGACAGGGCTTAAAATTTAACAAGAGCTTGTTGCTGCTTCCCATTATTTTATTCCTAGGAAGTGGCGTGATAGATACCACCATTAAATATGCAGAGATCATGCACGTTCCCAGCGGTGACGAATCTTTATTTAGCGCGATTTGCTTTGCTATGGCTTTTGTAATCGGAATTTTGGTCCTTATCTATGAGGCGACTCAAAAGCGTTTTTTAACGTTAAGATCTGTGATTGCCGGGCTTGTTTTAGGAGTCCCTAATTACTTCTCTATTTACTTTATTATAAAGGCGCTCAAGAACGGAATGGAAAGCAGTGTGGTTTACCCTATCAATCACGTGGGAACCGTACTTTTCACTTCTTTCTTAGGAGTTCTCATTTTTAAAGAAAAACTAATTCCTAAAAACTATATTGGGATTGTGGTTGCGATTGTGGCTATTGTTATGATTGCTTTCGCGAAAGCCTAA
- the ribD gene encoding bifunctional diaminohydroxyphosphoribosylaminopyrimidine deaminase/5-amino-6-(5-phosphoribosylamino)uracil reductase RibD, producing the protein MTTHEKYMQRCLQLAQNGLGATYPNPLVGSVILSDTGAVLGEGWHKKSGEPHAEVNAVRDAEQKGYGEDAFAKAVLYVNLEPCSHTGKTPACASMIIKKGFKKVVVGTLDPHEKVAGKGVAMLDAVGIDVTVGILEEECNELNKRFFTFHKKQRPYIILKWAETSDGFIAPTQKDEQKPIWITNKHSRQLAHRLRAEENAILVGAKTVLDDNPSLTCRDWKGVHPTRIVLDSRNSISADFKVMDDTALTIKLDHSSTDVNEIIEELYKNGLQSVIIEGGTATIQAFIDAQQWDEAYQFMGTEVLFYQGLKAPVLKGNYHIKERNTIKSDVLKIYRNT; encoded by the coding sequence ATGACTACGCACGAGAAATACATGCAGCGCTGTTTGCAACTGGCACAAAATGGCTTGGGAGCTACTTATCCTAATCCGCTGGTGGGGAGTGTGATCCTGTCAGATACTGGTGCAGTTCTTGGAGAGGGCTGGCATAAAAAATCTGGAGAACCGCATGCTGAAGTAAACGCAGTGCGGGATGCAGAGCAGAAGGGTTATGGTGAAGACGCTTTCGCGAAAGCGGTACTATACGTCAACCTAGAACCCTGTTCACACACTGGAAAAACACCAGCATGCGCATCCATGATCATCAAAAAAGGCTTTAAAAAAGTAGTTGTGGGAACACTGGACCCACATGAAAAAGTAGCTGGAAAAGGTGTTGCCATGTTAGATGCAGTAGGAATAGACGTTACTGTAGGTATTTTAGAAGAAGAATGCAACGAGCTCAACAAGAGGTTTTTTACTTTTCACAAAAAACAACGTCCTTATATTATTTTAAAATGGGCCGAAACCAGCGATGGCTTTATAGCACCAACTCAAAAGGATGAGCAAAAACCCATCTGGATCACCAACAAGCACTCGAGACAACTCGCACACCGCTTAAGAGCTGAAGAAAATGCTATTTTAGTAGGTGCCAAAACCGTTCTAGACGACAATCCATCACTCACTTGCCGCGACTGGAAAGGAGTTCACCCGACCCGCATTGTACTGGATTCAAGAAATAGCATCTCAGCAGATTTTAAAGTTATGGACGACACTGCTCTTACCATAAAACTTGATCACTCCTCAACTGATGTGAATGAAATTATTGAAGAACTTTATAAGAACGGCCTTCAGTCCGTAATTATTGAAGGTGGTACGGCCACGATTCAAGCTTTTATAGATGCTCAGCAATGGGATGAAGCCTATCAATTTATGGGAACTGAAGTGTTGTTTTACCAAGGTCTAAAAGCACCTGTCTTAAAAGGAAATTACCATATCAAAGAACGCAATACCATCAAAAGTGATGTGTTGAAAATATACAGAAACACATGA